From Vigna unguiculata cultivar IT97K-499-35 chromosome 5, ASM411807v1, whole genome shotgun sequence, the proteins below share one genomic window:
- the LOC114183710 gene encoding pentatricopeptide repeat-containing protein At4g02750-like isoform X2 produces MKSFNTMHTNYAYGMRHSRYLSTNCFRSKRRSRSSKSSSITTNSVKVKDPDILTWNKVISSHMRNGRCDSALRVFNSMPRRSSVSYNAMISGYLRNAKFSLARDLFDKMPERDLVSWNVMLTGYVRNRRLGEAHRLFDLMPEKDVCSWNAMLSGYAQNGFVDEAREIFSRMPHRNSISWNGLLAAYVQNGRLEEARQLFESQSDWELISWNCLMGGYVKRNMLGDARLIFDQMPIRDAISWNTMISGYAQVGDLSQAKRLFHESPVRDVFTWTAMVSGYVQNGMVGEARKYFDEMPVKNEISYNAMLAGYVQDKKMDIARELFEAMPCRNISSWNTMITGYCHNGGITQARKLFDVMPQRDCVSWAAIIAGYAQNEHFEEALNMFVEMKRDGENSNRSTFSCALSTCADIAALELGKQVHGQVVKAGFETGCFVGNALLGMYFKCGSTDEANNVFEGIEEKDVVSWNTMIAGYARHGFGGQALILFESMKKAGVKPDEITMVGVLSACSHSGLIDRGTEYFYSMNRDYNVTPSSKHYTCMIDLLGRAGRLEEAENLMRKMPFEPGAASWGALLGASRIHGNTELGEKAAEMVFKMEPHNSGMYVLLSNLYAASGRWVDVGKMRSRMKKVGVQKVTGYSWVEVQNKIHTFAVGDCFHPEKDRIYAFLEELDLKMRRDGYVSSTKLVLHDVEEEEKEHMLKYHSEKLAVAFGILTIPSGRPIRVMKNLRVCQDCHNAIKHISKIVGRLIILRDSNRFHHFNEGVCSCGDYW; encoded by the exons ATGAAGAGTTTCAATACAATGCACACCAACTATGCCTATGGTATGAGGCACTCACGTTATCTTTCTACGAATTGTTTTAGGAGTAAAAGACGAAGCAGAAGCAGCAAGTCTTCATCCATCACCACCAACTCCGTCAAAGTCAAAGACCCGGACATTCTCACATGGAACAAGGTCATTTCTTCCCACATGCGCAATGGTCGCTGCGACTCTGCTCTCCGAGTCTTCAACTCCATGCCTCGACGCAGTTCTGTCTCCTACAATGCCATGATATCCGGGTACTTGAGGAACGCAAAGTTCTCCCTCGCGAGGGACCTGTTTGATAAAATGCCTGAGAGGGACTTGGTTTCCTGGAATGTTATGCTCACTGGATATGTCAGGAATCGCAGGCTCGGAGAAGCCCATAGGTTGTTTGACCTTATGCCTGAAAAGGATGTTTGTTCCTGGAATGCCATGTTGTCTGGGTATGCCCAGAATGGGTTTGTTGATGAGGCAAGGGAGATTTTTAGTAGGATGCCTCATAGGAATTCCATCTCCTGGAATGGGCTGCTTGCGGCTTATGTTCAAAACGGGAGACTTGAGGAGGCGCGACAATTGTTTGAGTCACAATCGGACTGGGAATTGATTTCTTGGAATTGTTTGATGGGTGGGTATGTGAAGAGAAACATGTTGGGTGATGCTAGGCTGATTTTTGACCAAATGCCTATTAGGGATGCCATCTCCTGGAACACTATGATTTCTGGTTATGCCCAGGTTGGAGATTTGTCTCAGGCTAAGAGGTTGTTCCATGAATCTCCGGTCCGGGACGTGTTCACGTGGACGGCAATGGTTTCTGGATATGTGCAGAATGGAATGGTGGGCGAagcaagaaaatattttgatgaGATGcctgtaaaaaatgaaatttcatacAATGCAATGCTTGCGGGATATGTGCAAGACAAGAAAATGGACATTGCGAGGGAGTTGTTTGAGGCAATGCCTTGTCGGAATATAAGTTCATGGAATACCATGATTACTGGGTATTGTCACAATGGTGGTATAACTCAAGCTAGAAAATTGTTTGACGTGATGCCTCAGCGTGATTGTGTATCTTGGGCTGCTATCATTGCTGGCTATGCTCAGAATGAACATTTTGAGGAGGCTCTTAACATGTTTGTGGAGATGAAACGAGATGGGGAAAATTCCAATAGGTCTACCTTTAGTTGTGCTTTGAGCACATGTGCTGATATTGCTGCCTTGGAGTTAGGGAAACAAGTTCATGGGCAGGTGGTGAAGGCAGGATTTGAGACTGGGTGTTTTGTGGGAAATGCGCTTCTTGGGATGTATTTTAAATGTGGCAGCACAGATGAAGCGAATAATGTGTTTGAAGGAATAGAGGAGAAAGATGTCGTCTCTTGGAACACAATGATAGCTGGTTATGCTAGGCATGGATTTGGTGGACAGGCTTTAATTTTATTCGAATCAATGAAGAAAGCAGGTGTTAAACCTGATGAGATTACAATG GTGGGTGTTTTATCTGCATGTAGTCATTCTGGCTTGATAGACAGGGGAACTGAATACTTCTATTCAATGAATAGGGATTACAATGTAACACCAAGTTCAAAACATTATACTTGTATGATTGATCTTCTTGGAAGAGCTGGCCGCCTGGAAGAAGCAGAGAACTTAATGAGAAAGATGCCATTTGAGCCTGGTGCTGCATCATGGGGAGCTCTATTAGGTGCAAGTCGGATTCATGGTAATACTGAACTGGGTGAGAAGGCTGCTGAGATGGTTTTTAAGATGGAACCTCACAACTCAGGGATGTATGTCCTTCTTTCAAATCTATATGCGGCTTCTGGTAGGTGGGTTGATGTTGGCAAGATGAGATCAAGAATGAAGAAAGTTGGTGTGCAGAAGGTAACTGGATATAGTTGGGTTGAGGTACAAAACAAGATTCACACGTTCGCAGTTGGGGATTGTTTCCACCCAGAAAAGGATAGAATATATGCCTTCTTAGAGGAGCTAGATTTGAAAATGAGACGGGACGGGTATGTTTCTTCAACAAAATTAGTTTTGCATGATgtggaagaggaagaaaaggAACACATGCTCAAGTATCACAGTGAGAAATTGGCTGTAGCATTTGGAATTCTGACTATTCCTTCTGGCAGACCTATACGAGTCATGAAAAACTTGCGTGTTTGTCAAGACTGTCACAATGCCATCAAACACATATCCAAGATTGTTGGAAGATTGATTATCCTAAGGGATTCTAATCGGTTTCACCACTTCAATGAAGGTGTTTGTTCCTGTGGGGATTATTG GTAG
- the LOC114183710 gene encoding pentatricopeptide repeat-containing protein At4g02750-like isoform X1: MKSFNTMHTNYAYGMRHSRYLSTNCFRSKRRSRSSKSSSITTNSVKVKDPDILTWNKVISSHMRNGRCDSALRVFNSMPRRSSVSYNAMISGYLRNAKFSLARDLFDKMPERDLVSWNVMLTGYVRNRRLGEAHRLFDLMPEKDVCSWNAMLSGYAQNGFVDEAREIFSRMPHRNSISWNGLLAAYVQNGRLEEARQLFESQSDWELISWNCLMGGYVKRNMLGDARLIFDQMPIRDAISWNTMISGYAQVGDLSQAKRLFHESPVRDVFTWTAMVSGYVQNGMVGEARKYFDEMPVKNEISYNAMLAGYVQDKKMDIARELFEAMPCRNISSWNTMITGYCHNGGITQARKLFDVMPQRDCVSWAAIIAGYAQNEHFEEALNMFVEMKRDGENSNRSTFSCALSTCADIAALELGKQVHGQVVKAGFETGCFVGNALLGMYFKCGSTDEANNVFEGIEEKDVVSWNTMIAGYARHGFGGQALILFESMKKAGVKPDEITMVGVLSACSHSGLIDRGTEYFYSMNRDYNVTPSSKHYTCMIDLLGRAGRLEEAENLMRKMPFEPGAASWGALLGASRIHGNTELGEKAAEMVFKMEPHNSGMYVLLSNLYAASGRWVDVGKMRSRMKKVGVQKVTGYSWVEVQNKIHTFAVGDCFHPEKDRIYAFLEELDLKMRRDGYVSSTKLVLHDVEEEEKEHMLKYHSEKLAVAFGILTIPSGRPIRVMKNLRVCQDCHNAIKHISKIVGRLIILRDSNRFHHFNEGVCSCGDYW, translated from the exons ATGAAGAGTTTCAATACAATGCACACCAACTATGCCTATGGTATGAGGCACTCACGTTATCTTTCTACGAATTGTTTTAGGAGTAAAAGACGAAGCAGAAGCAGCAAGTCTTCATCCATCACCACCAACTCCGTCAAAGTCAAAGACCCGGACATTCTCACATGGAACAAGGTCATTTCTTCCCACATGCGCAATGGTCGCTGCGACTCTGCTCTCCGAGTCTTCAACTCCATGCCTCGACGCAGTTCTGTCTCCTACAATGCCATGATATCCGGGTACTTGAGGAACGCAAAGTTCTCCCTCGCGAGGGACCTGTTTGATAAAATGCCTGAGAGGGACTTGGTTTCCTGGAATGTTATGCTCACTGGATATGTCAGGAATCGCAGGCTCGGAGAAGCCCATAGGTTGTTTGACCTTATGCCTGAAAAGGATGTTTGTTCCTGGAATGCCATGTTGTCTGGGTATGCCCAGAATGGGTTTGTTGATGAGGCAAGGGAGATTTTTAGTAGGATGCCTCATAGGAATTCCATCTCCTGGAATGGGCTGCTTGCGGCTTATGTTCAAAACGGGAGACTTGAGGAGGCGCGACAATTGTTTGAGTCACAATCGGACTGGGAATTGATTTCTTGGAATTGTTTGATGGGTGGGTATGTGAAGAGAAACATGTTGGGTGATGCTAGGCTGATTTTTGACCAAATGCCTATTAGGGATGCCATCTCCTGGAACACTATGATTTCTGGTTATGCCCAGGTTGGAGATTTGTCTCAGGCTAAGAGGTTGTTCCATGAATCTCCGGTCCGGGACGTGTTCACGTGGACGGCAATGGTTTCTGGATATGTGCAGAATGGAATGGTGGGCGAagcaagaaaatattttgatgaGATGcctgtaaaaaatgaaatttcatacAATGCAATGCTTGCGGGATATGTGCAAGACAAGAAAATGGACATTGCGAGGGAGTTGTTTGAGGCAATGCCTTGTCGGAATATAAGTTCATGGAATACCATGATTACTGGGTATTGTCACAATGGTGGTATAACTCAAGCTAGAAAATTGTTTGACGTGATGCCTCAGCGTGATTGTGTATCTTGGGCTGCTATCATTGCTGGCTATGCTCAGAATGAACATTTTGAGGAGGCTCTTAACATGTTTGTGGAGATGAAACGAGATGGGGAAAATTCCAATAGGTCTACCTTTAGTTGTGCTTTGAGCACATGTGCTGATATTGCTGCCTTGGAGTTAGGGAAACAAGTTCATGGGCAGGTGGTGAAGGCAGGATTTGAGACTGGGTGTTTTGTGGGAAATGCGCTTCTTGGGATGTATTTTAAATGTGGCAGCACAGATGAAGCGAATAATGTGTTTGAAGGAATAGAGGAGAAAGATGTCGTCTCTTGGAACACAATGATAGCTGGTTATGCTAGGCATGGATTTGGTGGACAGGCTTTAATTTTATTCGAATCAATGAAGAAAGCAGGTGTTAAACCTGATGAGATTACAATG GTGGGTGTTTTATCTGCATGTAGTCATTCTGGCTTGATAGACAGGGGAACTGAATACTTCTATTCAATGAATAGGGATTACAATGTAACACCAAGTTCAAAACATTATACTTGTATGATTGATCTTCTTGGAAGAGCTGGCCGCCTGGAAGAAGCAGAGAACTTAATGAGAAAGATGCCATTTGAGCCTGGTGCTGCATCATGGGGAGCTCTATTAGGTGCAAGTCGGATTCATGGTAATACTGAACTGGGTGAGAAGGCTGCTGAGATGGTTTTTAAGATGGAACCTCACAACTCAGGGATGTATGTCCTTCTTTCAAATCTATATGCGGCTTCTGGTAGGTGGGTTGATGTTGGCAAGATGAGATCAAGAATGAAGAAAGTTGGTGTGCAGAAGGTAACTGGATATAGTTGGGTTGAGGTACAAAACAAGATTCACACGTTCGCAGTTGGGGATTGTTTCCACCCAGAAAAGGATAGAATATATGCCTTCTTAGAGGAGCTAGATTTGAAAATGAGACGGGACGGGTATGTTTCTTCAACAAAATTAGTTTTGCATGATgtggaagaggaagaaaaggAACACATGCTCAAGTATCACAGTGAGAAATTGGCTGTAGCATTTGGAATTCTGACTATTCCTTCTGGCAGACCTATACGAGTCATGAAAAACTTGCGTGTTTGTCAAGACTGTCACAATGCCATCAAACACATATCCAAGATTGTTGGAAGATTGATTATCCTAAGGGATTCTAATCGGTTTCACCACTTCAATGAAGGTGTTTGTTCCTGTGGGGATTATTGGTAA